A window of Colletes latitarsis isolate SP2378_abdomen chromosome 11, iyColLati1, whole genome shotgun sequence genomic DNA:
TTTCGTCCAATTACTTTATAAGATTGGCACTTATCGATTAGAATTAAGTACACTTACAAGACTGACTGTACTAATTTAATCGTGTTTCAAATCTTACGTTACAATCGTTGCATTaaccgaataaaaatattttggcATAGCACAATAATAATTAGACTATTCAAACTAGAATATGGAATCTATATAGCTAATAAagctaaatattttctttttatcgtatttttttttttttttttttttttaatttatgatggatgcatttgttaaaACGATTTATGCGTAAATGATATTATCAGATTGGCAGTCTTGACATCTTGCACAGAAAATCGGATAGTCCAGTTTTACTTTTGATTTACCAATGAACCATTACACACAGACATGAACTTCGTAAAAAAACCTGTGTACATTCTCGATAAAAGTAAATACAATATGCATGTAGTGTTATCTAAAGATCATGTATAAATGCAAAAATTGTCCACAATCACATTAGGCAAGATTAAATTCTTTAAGCGCAGTTTGCATAATCGTATCTTTAACAGCACAGAATACAAGCTTGATGTTTTCAGTGTCTGATGGTTAAATCCATAAATGCAGCATGCAATAATAAATCACATGTATTATCGTTAGTAAATGTTGGCTTCGAACATGGAAAATCAATCTAATTTTTAATGAATGAATTTAAAGATTCAAGTTTGCTTTTTACAACGACCTCTGTATGTATAAATTGACGTGCAATTTTGTTCGCCATTTTTAATACTGCAATATCCAACGATCGTAACACCTGTTACATTCGTACAAaatgaaaaatgtatttttattaaaatacacgttaatacataaatatatacaatattatatatacatttgggaaaaattttaatgggggattctagggtccaaaataagacgaaaatcaagaataccgatttgttgatcgaggcttcgttaaaaagttattaacgtgtaaagttccgCGTGTAGAACGGCGCGTGATAGTGATTCTCACAGtcttactttaaacgttaataactttttaacgaagtctcaatcaacaaattggtattcttgattttcgtcttattttggtctctagaatcccccattaaaatttttcccagatcaCCCTATATAATAGATTGATTTTcctgtaataaataatattattacaaaaattacctTATGTACCCTGTTTTGGGGACAGAAGCAGCATGCGGATTAACTTGCCAACATACGtaatatttaaaaggaaacAAATGCACATTACCGTCGATTACTAGCAACCTACCTGTGGCACACGTGAAGTGTGAATAAATTATCTTCTCCGTGTCTGGATTCAAATCGACAAACATCCTCAAAATGAATTCTCTAGCAGCTAGGGCACTTCTGGGTTGCCCTGCGAAATATACAAGCGAGCATACGAATTGacgtggctcctactttcgaaaGAAGCATACAATCTCAGTATTTTTCTCGTAATTAAATTGTCAGTAGGATATTATTTAGGATTCGATTGTGTCCAAGTCAAATACTGATTAGTACTGATAGcattaaattaaaagatttataCTACCTATAACAAAGGCACTTTATGAAAATGTAAAAGAAAACTATGATCGAGCTCGATCGTTCCAATGTGATACATAAATTACTATATATCTTAAAATTATACATAAGAGTTAGAAAATTGGAACGATTGTATTGTTTTAGCCACTGGGAATAACAACAATTTTATTTCCCTCTGTTATCGATTCTGGACTGTTCTAATGTAAATCCAATAAATGTTGCAAGGACGAATGGTTGAATTAGATTCGTTAACTCTGAAAGAAGCCTTGCATAAACTTTACAAAGTAGATAAATCTCTTATGTAAGTTTTTTTGATATAGACGTACACGCTATTGGATTATTATAACATGTGTATTTTAACGGCTGTGCAGGTTTACAAAAAGCTAAGAAACGTTTACTTAAAATTCTCTGAGAGTCAATCGCAAAATAAACGAGAACTAGTATGGATTTTTTACATATGTACATCGATTCTATATTGCTGGTatcgttattatttattatagatGGATCGTGTAAAATGTAAACTGAAACACGAATAATAGCTTTCCTATGGTAGGGTAAGGGTTAAGCTTTAGGAATGCAGTTACAATTTTATGATTGATTACTGGATTGATTTAGAATGTTCTCTACAAAAATCTACAATTTTTGCCAGGATGTGTTGTACTTGAACAGACCTGTCGCACACGTAAAGTGAGAGTAGCACATGCGGTCAGGATCAGGATTCGAACTGAGATAAACCTTTAAGATGAATTCCCTGGCTGGTACATCTTGCTGTTTAGGGCCTATACCATAAAACTTATTGATTTACTAGTAACAAAACGAACAGTACATTCCAAAATAAtgcaaaataattattaacCTGATCCTCTGAATAGTTACTGAACATTTATTTAAACTGTGTTTCATCCTTCGCCTATCTCACAAGGGGATACAAGTTACAACTAAAACTCTttcatataataaaataaagattCTAAATATTTTCATCGACTTTAgaaagaacaaatctttttgtcAATCGTAATTTCCAGAACCTGTTTATtcgttaaattaatttctaaatcaTCAAAGTGCTATAACGTTGATAAATTAAGAATAATTAACACGTACAATATATTAGGTTGGCCATGaagtaaatagaaaataatttatcaaaTCTTTGTCCATCGAGAGAATTTCTCAAACGGCAAAACAAATGAaaactttttatttaaaataaaaacgcCATTTGTAGTTTGCgtttttttcttcattttttaaaatacgaTATCATAATATGCCAAAAATGGTCTTTTTAGATGCCCATTTTTAAAGTTATGCTAGAACTGTAAAACAAATCTTCAAACTTTTTAGTTataatacagagtgttcggttacttatgggaaaaattttaatgggggattctagaggccaaaataagacgaaaatcaagaatactaatttattgatggaggctttgttacaaagttattaacgtttaaagttccgcctgtagaacggcgcgtgatagtggttctcacaggcggacctttaaacgttaataactttttgacgaagactcaatcaaaaaattgatattcttgattttcgtcttattttggcctctagaatctcccattaaaatttttcccaggggtggctgaatacCCTATATATGTTGAATGTTAGCTACGGAACAACCGTGTTCCTTGATCATGCTTTCTGGTCAACCCAAGATATTTTATCGTTGTGCaacattaaaaattaataagacTACCGATACGAGTCTCATTAACAGTGTCGTTTTCAAAATTAATGCTGTTTGTGTACTCACCATCGTATTCAGGAAAATAGTCAACAAGATGGGAATACATAATCTTCTCTTCGAGCAGATCTTTTTTGTTTAGGAACAAAATAACAGAGGAGTGTTGAAACCAAGGATATGTAATAATTGTTTTGAACAATGCCTTACTTTCTTCCATTCGATTCTGAAAACATCAAATGTAATTTTCAGTATTTGCACACATTTGTAAAATTATGCTTTAAGTAttttgattatatttacctcatTTTCCGACTCAAATAAGATTTGATCATATTCACTTAAAGCTACTAAAAAGATAATGGAGGTGACATTTTCGAAACAATGAATccactttcttctttctgaTCTCTGTCCACCAACATCtaccatcctgtaaaatacattGATATAAgtattattgaatatttattaacatttttttttcttcgtataTTTGCTACATGTTAATAAAACGAATctgcatatttttatattactttTCTCATTACTCAATGCAATTTGCAAGTAATCACTACTATTTTACATAACAGTAAAATTGATTCACTAAAGGagtattaattaaaaatagtgATATGTACAAAACTTTATTATGTGAATATTGCATGAAAAACATGCAAACAATAAGCTGTTCAAAGCAAAAGAAGAGTATGTATATAAAATTCGAATAAACGGAGAGAAAGAAAACAAGTCAGTATAATGTAGCAAATAGCATAATCCTTGAATAACCAGTTATTTATATATTCGCTCGTTTCATAGAATTATTCTAAGACTTAAATTATAGTCGCTACCTACATTGTGTTGTAACTACTTTCTACTGCTATTGTAACTACAGCCTCGTGGCTTCTAAGTTATGTACGAATAATAAATACGCATATCGGGATACTATTGCAACAAATTACTAAAAAACTAAATTTGAGAAAACATGATAGAAATCATTGTTAATACAAGTAAATAGCATTGtaactatatacagggtgcgtCGGGAATCGCGGTACAATATTAAAGAACACGATtcttcgtataaaaataaatggaaaattttcaataaaaattttttatgcGAGGCTTCGTTTACGAGAAAATTCCTTGAATATAATTTTAGCATCCTCATATGCCTCATTTTTTTGTATAGAATGCCATTATAGAAAATTATTCATATCAAATCGATCGATAAATTGTCTTCAAAAACGACTAACAGTTCAACAAGTTAAATTAAAACAAATGAattggaaattttaatttccatTCATAATTAATAAAGTTtgtaatgaaaatataataatactgaaatttttatgtttgtttaataataaaagtaCACAGAACtgatatttgaatatttataaaatgttgaatttaaaaattttcgatcaGAAAATAGTAAGAGGGTTTTCAGTGttaataaattacaaaatacacTTGTGCTATAATTAGTTTATTAAATGATAAATTACTGATAATCGATCttttttattatacagggtgttcagccacccctggaaaaaattttaatggggaattctagaggccaaaataagacgaaaatcaagaatatcaatttgtagatggaggctttgttaaaaagttattaacgtttaaagttccgcctcttctcgaatttttttctcgaaaatgagtgggatttcgagggtaggtgtattcaccaaaaatgattgtaattgacccccgcaacctaccataatttttccagaccgatttgaaaattttttgctagtccaaaaaatttaggcatctactcgaatttttttctcgaaaatgagtgggatttcgagggtatgtctattcaccaaaaatgattgtaattgacccccgcaaccaaaaataatttttccaaaacgattccaaattttttaattttgtcgaaaaatttaggcaccttctcgaatttttttctcggaagtgtgtaggattttgggggtatgtgtattcaccaaaaatgattgaaattgacccctccaactaaaaataatttttccagaaagatttgaaatttttgaaatttgtcgaaaaatttcacaccttctcgaatttttttctcgaaaatgggttggatttcgggggtatgtctattcaccaaaaatgattgaaattgacccctccaactaaaaataattttttcagaaagatttgacatttttgaatttaattttttaataactttttaacgaagcctccatcaacaaattggtattcttgattttcgtcttattttggcctctagaatccctcattaaaatttttcccaggggtggctgaataccctgtatacagaGTTTTAAAATGGTTACTAAGATTTAATTTGATCTTTTATATATTTCATAATTgatcttaatatttttcatgGTATTTGATCGTATCAATTGCAGAATCCTATATGCATAAACAAATGTAATCATGTGCACATACAAGTAAATAACAATAATTTAAAgtgtttatttgaaaaattttaatatgtttaacaaattttcaaaatagATTTTCTCAAAGCTAAAGCCTCGTCTTATGAAAAagttttatttcaaatattcgACTCGCTTTTGCACGAAAAATCATCCTCTTTTTGGTTATACCATGATTTTTAGtcgcaccctgtataaacagaAGAACTaagataattataaatataaaatagagTATATTTCACGTATATTTAAATGTACGTGCAGCAGGCCTGGGCGTTTTTCGAAATACATTATTTCAAGTTCAATTTTCAGAGTTATTTGAAAAGCAATTCATTTCAAAATGACGCCATTATTTCATACGTTAtcactaaaaaattaaatcgaaGTAGAGAAATtattgaataaattttaataatcaacGTTTAAAAAACTACACAAACTAAATTGAGAAATCTTCAAAACGCGTGAAATTAAAGTAACATCCTTATTTTAATTCGTTATTTCAGAACGTTGACATTAATTTCGAAATTTGAACAAATCCGTTATCACCGAGTACCTAAAATCCGAACAAAGAAATtatcgaattaattaaaaaagaaaaagtagcGTTGCAATTTGTTATTGTATCCTGAACCTCgaaatttacaatatttaaaaaaaaaatacacgaaTTAAAATGGGAGATCACCCGAGCACGTTTAATTAAATACGTACATTTGAAAATACGTGAAATGCTTCACGGGTACACGTGCACTTAATATAATTCGCTATAATACCATAGTACGTGTACATTTTACGTCGTAACCCAGGATTtctagtaaaaaaaaaattaaacgaaacttTAACTCGTATTTAAACCACGCAGGAATATATCTATTTACGATCCAACGTCCCAAAAAGTTAGTACGGAATTTACTTCTAAAAAGTACAGTTCAAGTTCAAGTAATGTGTGTTAGTACCTAAATATGATGGAGTCCAGATCAAACGGATATTCTATAATGCCAGTAGTAGGAGCTCGAGCCCGAAGAATGTCTTGTTCAGTAGGAAGGAAGTCGGGTTTTTCGATACGCTCTAGGTCACTAAGATAACTGCAAAACAAACGAAGCCACAGTCTGATAGTGCATGCCATGCATGTATTAAAGGTGATTATGAGGAGAGGAATATCGCGCAAAAACATCTCGCATGCTCGCCGTCCCTGAAAGAATTTTTGATAATGCGAACTTCATTGATTTGTCCCTTTACATTTCATGACACACGAACCGAACGCTAACATTGCTTCGCGAATTATATAATCGACTAAGATAAGAGTGTGGAAGCTTCTTTGAAAGAAAAAATATATGTGTCGTTGCAACAGATTCTGTCTCTCGAGTAGCCACGAAATTATCGCTGCGCCATCTACGGAATGCGTCGACGATGACTCGAGTTACCGATAATCTGCAGAAGCGGAAAAGTTCATGTTTCTTTATAGGTTTCCTTATTAGTAAACTGCGAATATTTATGCAttcatgggaaattttaattttcaacaaaCTACGTAATGCTGTTGATATGCAAATATATATGAAATACTTGAagtatacgaattattatatttagaggtTAGGTCGACCCTCTACGAACCTCCCATTgcgttaattttattaatagaaatatgaatttgcataaagatacgCAGTCTTCTTATTAGTAACAGTTAAAACTAATTTCGATTGTCACAACAAACAAATAATAGTATCGAAGCAGATCGTGTATAAAAACGtgtaataaaaattgataaattacGTATGCTATTTGAGAAtcattttacattttattttgcTTATACGAAACCCTCATAACATGCCTTTTACATTATTCTCATTGGACATGTTCATTTACGTGTAAAATAAATTCTCTGCACTTTTTGAAACAATAGTAGGAGCTTTAATTAAAAACAGAATTTCCATGTTTGTATAACTATTTTCTCTATTGGAATAATTATCAAATAAGCATCCAACATGCCATGATCTCCCCTAAAAGAAGCTACAGTATGTATTCTTTCACTAAACGCACCCCCCTACCCCTTTGCCCCGATTGTACAGCCATCTTGCTTGGTTCCAGTGAAGTTCGACTCGCCTTTGATGAGAACCGAGGACTTTAAATCGACAATCGACGCAGTGATACAAGATTAagactttttatttatattattttccgtaatgaatttttatttcgatacatTGGTCAAATTTCTCTGATTAAAACGAGACCAAACACGACATATATACTTGCTCAGAAACAATCTATTTCTCTAATTCTTAACTGACAAACGTTAAGTGAAAATGATCGAAATTTTATCATGTTCGGTCCCACTTTAATCGAAACAATTTTACTGATACGTTGAACGAATTACCATCAGAAAGAATGGAAGAATAAGTTTTAATTTTGCGTCTTCTCTCCTTTTCTACGACGGCGGAGGTTAAACGAGGCTCGAGTTGCGCGCCGCCAACGGAAAGATACCGTACTTGAAAGGAAATATTTCCTCCCTTTGCGATGCAAAAAATTCCACAGAATTATGAAATattctttttcttgtttcgtgtGCCATAAAAGCGGGCGAATCGATGAAATTTATACGATATCGGTATAGGGACgaaaacgaaacgtaaacaagtgATGATTTTCATGTACAAAGTGAAGTTTGGTGAGTCACAACGGATGCAGGCACGATGCAGAAAGAGTCCGATGTAAGTAGTACACAGGCACAGGCAGCTTCCCCCTTTCTTTGCACGACGAGACGTACCTAAATCGAATCTCTTCCAAGTCAAAAGGATATTCAATTATACCAGTAGTGGGCACTCTCACACGAAGAATGTCCTGTTCTGTGGGGAGGTAGTTTGGTGCCGCGACTCGATCTATCTCCATTAGGTAACTGAAACATCATGTTCTCAATGCCTGATACGCGAGGGAAAGCATAGCACTCCCGAAATATAACCTCGTATAAAGAACGAATATCAAACAGGACGTGGAACAATCATAGACAAATACATATGGGTAAACATTGGGAAcgactttaaaatttttccgtcgTCGAACAAATTATGAACGCTTAAGGGGGTATTTTACTCTAAAACGCAATTTTTTAGCAATTCAAAGTTTTTTAGACGAAACGGTCAAGTATTTTTCTATTATCAACACATACATTTGGATTTATATTCGAAGAATGTCTAGAATTTTTTcatatagaaaaatattttatattttagaggttatgaTAACCTTTGCCACGATTCCGGTCGTTTTGCTCATCAAACGTGGAAAAACCACAAAGCATGTTATTGTTAGaactataataataaaaaaatagatATTTGGCGCACTTTAAATTCAAAAAATCTGGTTTCTGTGTTTTTCTTTTTGTCTTCAAcgtgttaaaatatttgtact
This region includes:
- the Galphaq gene encoding G protein alpha q subunit isoform X4, with amino-acid sequence MACCLSEEAKEQKRINQEIERQLRKDKRDARRELKLLLLGTGESGKSTFIKQMRIIHGSGYSDDDKRGFIKLVYQNIFMAMQSMIRAMDLLRIEYGDSTNIEKAELVRVVDFETVTTFESPYVEAIKDLWADSGIQECYDRRREYQLTDSAKYYLMEIDRVAAPNYLPTEQDILRVRVPTTGIIEYPFDLEEIRFSYLSDLERIEKPDFLPTEQDILRARAPTTGIIEYPFDLDSIIFRMVDVGGQRSERRKWIHCFENVTSIIFLVALSEYDQILFESENENRMEESKALFKTIITYPWFQHSSVILFLNKKDLLEEKIMYSHLVDYFPEYDGQPRSALAAREFILRMFVDLNPDTEKIIYSHFTCATDTENIRFVFAAVKDTILQSNLKEYNLV
- the Galphaq gene encoding G protein alpha q subunit isoform X3, with the protein product MACCLSEEAKEQKRINQEIERQLRKDKRDARRELKLLLLGTGESGKSTFIKQMRIIHGSGYSDDDKRGFIKLVYQNIFMAMQSMIRAMDLLRIEYGDSTNIEKAELVRVVDFETVTTFESPYVEAIKDLWADSGIQECYDRRREYQLTDSAKYYLSDLERIEKPDFLPTEQDILRARAPTTGIIEYPFDLDSIIFRMVDVGGQRSERRKWIHCFENVTSIIFLVALSEYDQILFESENENRMEESKALFKTIITYPWFQHSSVILFLNKKDLLEEKIMYSHLVDYFPEYDGPKQQDVPAREFILKVYLSSNPDPDRMCYSHFTCATGLFKYNTSWQKL